A stretch of DNA from Staphylococcus equorum:
CACCTAAATAGTTTTGTAAGCATCCTCTACGACCACATTCACAACGTTCGCCCTCTGGATGGATAATAGTATGTCCAACTTCCCCTACAGAAAAGTTAGAAACGCCATATAAATTGCCACGATACATACTAGATGAAAAAATGCCTTTTACAGCATGGAAGAAGATGAAATTTTCGCCATGATTTTCTGATGTAAGTAAATGTTCATATAGGCTCATACAATGTACATTATTTTCTAAAAATACAGGCAAGCTAATACGAGAAAGTAAATCTTCCAAATCAAAACCAGACCAATCACTATTTGAAGCAATTTGTTGAGATGTTTCATCAAAGTGACCTGGTAAAGCAATGCCAACTGCCTGAATATCGTAAGCTGCATGTTGTTTTAAGAAATGATTAAGTTCTTCGAAGATAAAGTTTGGTGTGATTTTTTTTAGAAATTGAGTTGCAGTAATATCGATTATATTTTGATCAACGATATTCCCAAGATTATCAGTTAAGCATAACGTTACAAAATCTCTGGCTAATTCAATACCAACATAGTAATTATATTTATTACAAATTGTAAGTAATATTTTTTTGCGTCCAGATGTTTTTTTAGTGTTAATACCATAGTTATCAACTTCAATATCCGTAGATTTAATGAGATTATTTTGTATTAAATCTGCGGTTACTGCAGTTGTTGTTGCGGGTGTAATATCTGTGTTTTTTGCTATATCAACCCTTGATATAGGACCGCGTACATATATTTCATTTAAAATTTGACCCCGTATCATCCGCTGTTTATTTGTCATGTTTGCTTTCATTTTTATCACCATAATTTCTTAATACTCTTATTATTATATTAAAAATAAAAAGTTGCAACTATATTGACACATAATTTATTATAAATTATAATTAATCAAAACATTGAAAGCGTTTTCAAAATCGAATCTACGATGGGGTGTTGATGTGAGTAAATTTAATGATGCATTAGAAAAACATTTGTTGCCAGTCGCTTCTAAATTGGGATCTAATAAAATTTTGATTTCAATGAGGGATGGGATTATCGTTGCAATGCCTTTGATTATTATTGGTTCATTATTTTTAGTAATCAGTGGTATTGCGATACCAGGCTGGATAGAGTGGCTAGAAGCACAGGGAATTCAACCATATTTAATGAAAGCAGTGAATGGGACATTCGGGTTAATGGGGTTAGTTGCAAGTTTCGGTGTCGCACATAGTATTGCCCGGCAATACAATACAGATGGGGTTTCAGCCGGTATTATTGCGATGTCAGCGTTTTTAGTTGTCACACCAAATGTAATGACTGGAGATAAGGTGCCTGAAGAGGCAATACCTCAAATATATATGGGAAGTCAGGGCTTATTTGTAGCACTGATTATTGGTATTATTTCAGGGTTAATTTTTCAGTGGTTTATCAATAGAAACATTAGAATCAAAATGCCAGATCAAGTTCCACCAGCAGTAGCACAAAGTTTTAGTGCATTAATACCTGGGGCAGCTATTATCATATTATGGCTTGCTGTATATATCGCATTGGATAATTTACCTTTTGGCAACATCCATGAATTGATTGTTAATACATTAGGTGTGCCGTTAAGTCTGATGGGTGGTAGCTTGATCGGTACCATTATCTTAGTTGGTCTTAATAGTGCATTTTGGTTTGTCGGTATCCATGGTGCAAACGTAGTAAATGCAGTTATGCAACCTATTTGGTTGAAAAATATTGATGAAAACCGTCTAGCATATCAAGCCAATCCACACGGAGACTTACCGCACATCATAACGCAGCCATTCATTGATAACTTTGTATTTATGGGTGGCGGTGGCTCAACAATAGGACTAGTGATCGTAATTGCGATATTAGCTTTTAAAAAGCGTTCTAGTAAAATCACAAAAACGATGGCACCACTTACACTGATGCCAGGTATATTTAATATTAATGAACCGACATTGTTTGGTTTACCTGTTGTACTTAATGTGAGATTAATTATTCCATTTGTATTAGCACCAATGATTAATGCGACGATAACTTATTTCGCAATGTCGAGTGGTCTCGTACACCTTACAAATGGTACAGCGATGCCATGGACGATACCACCTATCATCAGTGGATTTTTAGCAACAGGACATTATAGTGGTTCATTGGTTCAAATTGTCTGTATAATTATCGATATTTTACTCTATTACCCATTTTATAGAGCGATGGAGAAATATAATTTATATTTAGAAGACAAGGAAGCGAACGGAATAAAAGAAACGGAAGAATCAAAATAAAGGAGTAGATGATATGGTTAAGAGATTATTAAGTGCGAATGCTTCAGAAATAGTGAAAATGACGGCTGAAGAATTAAAACAAAGTATTAAAGCAAGTGATGGTCGCGTAGTGTTAGCAGAGAATGTTGTTACGCGCACACCAGTCATACCAGACATAACAAATGCAGAACTATCACGTGCATTCGGAGCAGATTTGATTTTATTGAATGGATTAGATGCGTTCAATCCTAAAGTAGAAAATATAGATGAGAACAAACACGTCATCAAAGAATTGAGACGTCTTGTTGCAAGACCTATAGGCGTCAATTTAGAACCAGTAGATGACCAAGCGAGCATGGCAGAAGAAAAATTAAATATTGCTAAAGGACGTCAAGCAAGTCCGAAAACAGTAAAGGCTTTAGAAAAATTAGGCATAAACTTTATTTGCATGACAGGGAACCCAGGTACTGGCGTATCTAATGAAAAGATTGTTGGTGCAATTGCTGAGACAAGAGCAAATTTTTCAGGATTGATTATAGCAGGAAAAATGCACAGCGCAGGTGTAGATGAACCTGTAATTACAAAAGCATATGTTGAAAAATTTATTGATGCAGGTGCTGATATTATTTTAGTACCATCTATCGGAACAGTGCCAGGGTTTGATGAAGCACAACTAAAAGACATAGTGAAAGCAGTCCATCATCATAGTGGTTTAGTTATGTCAGCAATAGGGACAAGTCAAGAGAGTTCTGACGCCAGTACAATTAGGGATTTTGCTATTCGAAATAAAATATGCGGTGTGGATATTCAACATATTGGTGACGCAGGCTATGGTGGTTTAGCTCCTGTAGAAAATATTTTTGAATTAAGTAAAGCGATACGTGGACAACGTCACACATTATCAATGATAGCGAGATCAATTAACAGATAGGGTATGGTATTAATAAATGGAGGGATTTATATGGCAGAAAAAACAATAATGCTCGTATGTGCAGCAGGAATGAGTACAAGTATGTTAGTTCAGAAAATGCAAAAAGAAGCTGAAAAACAAGAGTTAGACCGTGAAATATTTGCAGTTTCAACGACAGAAGCAGATCAGAAAATTGAAGATGCTCAAGTAGATGTTTTGTTGTTAGGACCACAAGTGCGTTTTAAAAAAGATGAATATACTAAAAAAGGTGCGGAAAAAAACATACCCGTAGAAGTGATTGAAATGACGGATTACGGTACGATGAATGGTGCAAACGTATTAAGTGCTGCTGAACGTTTAATGAGCGAATAGGGGTGGGATGATGACTGAAGAAGAGAAAAATTTAGAATTTGCAATGTCGCTCATTACGTATAGCGGTGATGCTAAAAGTAGTGCGATGGAAGCCATATTTGCAGCTAAAAAAAGTGCATTTGATGAAGCGGAAGCAAAACTAAAACAAGCTGAAGATGCATTACTTGAAGCGCATCATGTTCAAACAAACATGTTAACGAAGGAAGCACAAGGTGAACATATCAATTTGACGCTGTTAACAGTGCATAGTCAAGATCATTTAATGACAGCTATCACTTTTAAAGATCTTGCACAGGAAATGATAGATTTGTATAAAGAAGTAAAAAATAATAAATAATTGTATGATTTGTTATGGTATTGAATCAATGTCAGCAAAAGATGTAAAAGTTTAGTTACTTTTACATCTTTTTTGTTTTGAAAAATAAACAAAGATGTATCAAATTAGGTCTATGCATTTTATAATTTAAAAATAGTATTTTTTATTTAGGTGTGCAACTTTTCGTATTGTGAGACGAAATAGATTACACATCCACACGTACAAGAAAGCGATTACAATATAACTGTAAGGAGGTTGCTGATGTGTTAAGCAAGAGACAACATCATATATTAACGTACTTACTTGAACGTGAAGCCTTTGTTCAAATTCATAATTTAGCAACACAGTTCAATGTATCTGAAAGAACAATTCAATATGATCTTGAATATATTGAAACTAAGGAAGATAAATTAGATTTAACGATACATCGGAATAAATATGATGGGATAAAGATTACAACAACAGCTCCTCAGTTGGCAACATTAGAGCCAAAATATACAGGAACATCGATGCATTATTCAAAGAAAGAACGCATATTATATATCACTTTGAAGTTGTTTGAATCGATTGAACCCACATCATCCCAAGTATTAGCAACTTTAGTTTCAG
This window harbors:
- a CDS encoding PTS sugar transporter subunit IIB, translating into MAEKTIMLVCAAGMSTSMLVQKMQKEAEKQELDREIFAVSTTEADQKIEDAQVDVLLLGPQVRFKKDEYTKKGAEKNIPVEVIEMTDYGTMNGANVLSAAERLMSE
- a CDS encoding PTS lactose/cellobiose transporter subunit IIA produces the protein MTEEEKNLEFAMSLITYSGDAKSSAMEAIFAAKKSAFDEAEAKLKQAEDALLEAHHVQTNMLTKEAQGEHINLTLLTVHSQDHLMTAITFKDLAQEMIDLYKEVKNNK
- a CDS encoding ROK family protein, producing the protein MKANMTNKQRMIRGQILNEIYVRGPISRVDIAKNTDITPATTTAVTADLIQNNLIKSTDIEVDNYGINTKKTSGRKKILLTICNKYNYYVGIELARDFVTLCLTDNLGNIVDQNIIDITATQFLKKITPNFIFEELNHFLKQHAAYDIQAVGIALPGHFDETSQQIASNSDWSGFDLEDLLSRISLPVFLENNVHCMSLYEHLLTSENHGENFIFFHAVKGIFSSSMYRGNLYGVSNFSVGEVGHTIIHPEGERCECGRRGCLQNYLGGMNIINKAKVIYRSAQSTYLTSLVADSNDITLDTVIEAYRLGDSGIVQIIKDAMRAVAITLNNLTMLVDTNKIYLHGPLFNNDITNVILKEYLSYQNLYGGLGEIDFQMKSYQPINGAKGACALAIHQHLIWSEV
- a CDS encoding PTS sugar transporter subunit IIC, with product MSKFNDALEKHLLPVASKLGSNKILISMRDGIIVAMPLIIIGSLFLVISGIAIPGWIEWLEAQGIQPYLMKAVNGTFGLMGLVASFGVAHSIARQYNTDGVSAGIIAMSAFLVVTPNVMTGDKVPEEAIPQIYMGSQGLFVALIIGIISGLIFQWFINRNIRIKMPDQVPPAVAQSFSALIPGAAIIILWLAVYIALDNLPFGNIHELIVNTLGVPLSLMGGSLIGTIILVGLNSAFWFVGIHGANVVNAVMQPIWLKNIDENRLAYQANPHGDLPHIITQPFIDNFVFMGGGGSTIGLVIVIAILAFKKRSSKITKTMAPLTLMPGIFNINEPTLFGLPVVLNVRLIIPFVLAPMINATITYFAMSSGLVHLTNGTAMPWTIPPIISGFLATGHYSGSLVQIVCIIIDILLYYPFYRAMEKYNLYLEDKEANGIKETEESK